From one Trifolium pratense cultivar HEN17-A07 linkage group LG1, ARS_RC_1.1, whole genome shotgun sequence genomic stretch:
- the LOC123902156 gene encoding autophagy-related protein 8i-like — MGRTSSFQNEFTFEQRLGESREIVAKYPDRIPVIVERYSKCDLPELEKKKYLVPRDLSVGHFIHILSSRLNLPAGKALFIFVKNTLPQTASMMDSVYKSFKEDDGFLYMYYSTEKTFGSCT, encoded by the exons ATGGGACGAACTTCATCTTTCCAGAACGAGTTTACTTTCG AACAAAGGCTTGGAGAATCCCGTGAAATTGTCGCCAAATACCCCGATCGAATCCCC GTGATTGTGGAAAGGTATTCCAAATGCGATCTACCTGAATTGGAGAAGAAAAA ATATCTTGTTCCGCGAGACTTGTCAGTTGGACATTTCATTCATATTTTGAGTTCCAGACTTAATTTACCAGCTGGAAAAGCTCTCTTTATATTTGTCAAGAATACTTTACCTCAAACTG CTAGTATGATGGATTCTGTTTATAAATCATTCAAGGAAGATGATGGATTTCTTTACATGTATTATAGCACCGAGAAAACATTCGGATCCTGTACATAA
- the LOC123902157 gene encoding RING-H2 finger protein ATL11-like, with protein MISMKNISLLTVLSFNRGQTWFTLLLVMTLVQMLPPVTGQPLGPEDPTENNKSVATIIEIVAVMILFSGFLSLYSSRCSDRQQGVVFDLSLPTGGSGLGAQNNEPSDGLNQDVIDTFPTFRYSNVKGHKIGKSNLACAVCLNEFQDDETLRLIPKCSHVYHHGCIDIWLVSHNTCPVCRANLDPRSTDTIVPTTITIQIPEGELHHNEEEVEHGIQEEQKRNKIEAEHSTKVNLLRRSHTYCASTRSRSIGFLPVILLSRSNSTGVLVQPGEDCERFTLRLPDEVRHQMMVNTTTHKRAQSCVSFTRMSSGTRGYRSKSVGCGSGWGHMHYERFESEEEENLEFVRNSWNNKSVRKSPVKCLEVNMDNYGGERSSNLLFPV; from the coding sequence ATGATTAGCATGAAAAACATTAGTCTTCTTACCGTCTTGAGTTTTAATCGTGGACAAACATGGTTCACTTTGTTACTTGTTATGACTCTCGTACAAATGTTACCACCGGTGACTGGTCAACCACTAGGACCGGAAGATCCAACCGAGAACAACAAATCAGTAGCCACCATCATTGAAATTGTAGCCGTTATGATCCTCTTCTCCGGTTTCCTTTCTCTATACTCATCTAGATGTAGTGATCGTCAACAAGGGGTTGTTTTCGACCTCAGTTTACCTACCGGTGGAAGTGGTCTTGGGGCACAAAACAACGAACCAAGTGACGGTCTCAACCAAGATGTTATCGACACATTCCCAACTTTTCGTTACTCCAACGTGAAGGGACACAAGATTGGAAAAAGCAATTTGGCTTGTGCTGTTTGCTTGAATGAGTTTCAAGACGATGAAACATTGCGTTTAATCCCTAAATGTAGCCATGTGTACCACCATGGTTGCATTGATATTTGGCTTGTTTCTCATAATACTTGCCCTGTTTGTCGTGCTAACCTTGATCCAAGATCTACCGATACGATTGTGCCTACAACTATAACCATTCAAATACCAGAAGGAGAATTACATCATAATGAGGAAGAAGTAGAACATGGTATTCAAGAGGaacaaaagagaaacaaaattgaagCGGAACATTCAACAAAGGTAAATTTACTTCGTAGGTCTCACACATATTGTGCATCAACACGATCAAGATCTATAGGATTCTTACCTGTTATCTTGTTATCACGGTCGAATTCGACGGGTGTGTTGGTGCAACCAGGTGAGGATTGTGAGAGGTTTACATTGAGGTTACCTGATGAAGTACGACATCAAATGATGGTGAATACAACTACGCATAAACGTGCACAAAGTTGTGTGAGTTTTACGAGAATGAGTAGTGGCACACGCGGTTATAGGTCAAAAAGTGTTGGGTGTGGAAGTGGATGGGGTCACATGCATTACGAAAGGTTTGAAAGTGAGGAGGAAGAAAACTTAGAGTTCGTTAGAAACAGTTGGAATAATAAATCTGTTAGAAAATCTCCGGTGAAGTGTTTGGAAGTTAATATGGATAATTATGGAGGTGAACGATCGTCCAATCTTTTGTTTCCTGTGTAG